From Candidatus Paceibacterota bacterium:
ACGAGTGAGGGGCGTGATCTGTACAAAAAGAGAACCCTGAGGTGCCCGAGCAATTGGTTGCAGTTAGCCGTCTATCGCATAAGCGTCCCCTAAATCGAGGGCTCCTTCCCGTGCGTTCTAGGTCGCCCAATCCTCGATTTCCACCGAAATTCACAGAAAATCGAGAGGGTCTGGACTTTGGATTTTCCGAAGTCATCGGGTACAGTCCCAATTATGGCCGAGGAACTGGGAACCAGAATCCGCATGTTCAGAGAACGGCGCGGAATGTTGGCGAGGGAATTAGCCGAAGTCCTTGATCTATCGGAAGCCACCATTTCCGAAATCGAAAACAACAAAAGGCCAGTGAAGGCCTACGAAATTGCAGAAATTGCAGATGCTCTAGGAATATCCGCGATCGCGCTATTCAATCCCGAGTCTTTTTCCTCCTCAATTCCGGTGTTCGCAAGGGTGGGAGATTCAAGCCTCAGCACGGAGAAAGTGCAAAGAGCGGTGCGATGGTACGCGGATTTCAAGGAAATTCTGGATCCATATGTTCAGCGGAATTTAGAATTAGTTGATGCTCGACCAAGGATCGAGATTGATAGCGACTACCTCGAGAAATCCAAGAAGTTGGCCGGTTGGTGCAATGACAATTTTGGTGATTGGCGCGGGTCGGAAGACAAATTCATGGCGCTCAAACTGGAGATTGAACAGAAATTTGCGTTCGATGTCGTCTTAATCGACGCAGGAGAAAACGAGATTCTAGGAGCCAGTCTCACGTCTTTTGAGTTTCCAATCATTTTTGTTAATTCGTCTATCTTAAAACAACGAGCCCTGTTCACCTTGGCGCACGAACTTGGACACATGTTAAGCGTTACAGATTCTTCGCTGATTCTTGATCATGAATTGAAAGACAAAAATAGCGCTGAGAAATTTGCTAACGCATTTGCCGCAGAATTCTTAATGCCATCCAACCTTGTTAAACAGAGTTTCAAGACTCATAAATTTGCGGGGCAAGCGTTTGAAGAACTGCTAAGAGTTTGCGGGGTGAGTTGGCAATCTCTTGTGTACCGTATTCACAACCTGGGAATAATAGATGCCAGCGTAAGATCA
This genomic window contains:
- a CDS encoding XRE family transcriptional regulator gives rise to the protein MAEELGTRIRMFRERRGMLARELAEVLDLSEATISEIENNKRPVKAYEIAEIADALGISAIALFNPESFSSSIPVFARVGDSSLSTEKVQRAVRWYADFKEILDPYVQRNLELVDARPRIEIDSDYLEKSKKLAGWCNDNFGDWRGSEDKFMALKLEIEQKFAFDVVLIDAGENEILGASLTSFEFPIIFVNSSILKQRALFTLAHELGHMLSVTDSSLILDHELKDKNSAEKFANAFAAEFLMPSNLVKQSFKTHKFAGQAFEELLRVCGVSWQSLVYRIHNLGIIDASVRSALLQVGAIGYQGHVHRRDNLEVDLLPHEIPLNAAPGSILAEAAKRAFIAGDLGLNPTISMSGFTEEQLINLSPMPDKSTPDRELEVELEALKNIASDSENSQADESMDENRVYA